One part of the Magallana gigas chromosome 5, xbMagGiga1.1, whole genome shotgun sequence genome encodes these proteins:
- the LOC105347137 gene encoding histidine N-alpha-methyltransferase isoform X3, giving the protein MIKDAALQLKTPLRLFDLGCGSTTKSQYLINELLANKVNVEYTPIDVSKDFLQHACETLKNIYGNRLKVDPIAGDFMNVIPQIGKYRGRKVLLWLSGLQCFPLDTQHQLLSKISESMEGDDSLLMTADITQDKAVIEKAYLDFDDSKPFAKLYTNGVHVANRELGGNIDLSQFILEGRHVEDKDVSRASYNQVWLRSLCNQSYYLEEVGKNVTFEEGEKLHLYSGNGISHKYTIPQLENALASVKLRVLKKWDNGNSVLLLSTRENEL; this is encoded by the exons ATGATTAAG GATGCTGCACTTCAACTGAAAACTCCTTTGAGATTATTCGACCTCGGGTGTGGATCCACAACTAAATCACAATATCTCATTAACGAACTTTTGGCGAACAAGGTAAACGTGGAATATACACCTATCGATGTTTCTAAAG ATTTTCTTCAGCATGCTTGTGAAAcccttaaaaatatatatggaaatCGCCTTAAAGTTGATCCTATTGCTGGTGATTTCATGAATGTGATTCCACAGATAGG GAAGTACCGTGGTCGAAAAGTCCTTTTGTGGTTAAGTGGACTACAATGTTTCCCTTTGGACACTCAACACCAGCTATTATCCAAAATATCAGAATCAATGGAAG GGGATGATAGCTTACTTATGACAGCTGATATAACACAAGATAAAGCCGTGATCGAAAAAGCCTACCTGGATTTCGATG ATTCAAAACCCTTCGCCAAACTTTATACAAACGGTGTACATGTGGCAAATAGAGAATTGGGCGGTAATATCGATTTGTCACAGTTTATATTGGAGGGAAGACATGTTGAAGACAAAGATGTGTCGAGGGCAAGCTACAACCAAGTTTGGCTACGATCTTTATGCAATCAATCCTATTATCTTG AAGAGGTTGGAAAGAATGTCACCTTTGAGGAGGGAGAAAAGTTGCATTTGTACTCAGGAAATGGAATAAGCCACAAATACACCATACCCCAGTTAGAAAATGCTCTCGCATCAGTGAAATTACGGGTCTTAAAGAAGTGGGATAATGGGAACTCGGTCTTGTTGCTTTCAACTCGAGAAAATGAACTCTAA
- the LOC105347137 gene encoding histidine N-alpha-methyltransferase isoform X2, which produces MGVKELLVKGLCSTPKYIDMSCRYDKQGSIYDDQCQDIEEFYHYKSEEAIMRCNAKDAALQLKTPLRLFDLGCGSTTKSQYLINELLANKVNVEYTPIDVSKDFLQHACETLKNIYGNRLKVDPIAGDFMNVIPQIGKYRGRKVLLWLSGLQCFPLDTQHQLLSKISESMEGDDSLLMTADITQDKAVIEKAYLDFDDSKPFAKLYTNGVHVANRELGGNIDLSQFILEGRHVEDKDVSRASYNQVWLRSLCNQSYYLEEVGKNVTFEEGEKLHLYSGNGISHKYTIPQLENALASVKLRVLKKWDNGNSVLLLSTRENEL; this is translated from the exons ATGGGCGTCAAAGAATTACTTGTCAAGGGACTATGTAGTACCCCTAAATATATTGACATGTCTTGTCGATATGACAAACAAGGTTCTATTTACGATGATCAGTGTCAAGACATAGAGGAGTTTTACCACTACAAATCAGAGGAAGCGATCATGCGTTGCAACGCAAAG GATGCTGCACTTCAACTGAAAACTCCTTTGAGATTATTCGACCTCGGGTGTGGATCCACAACTAAATCACAATATCTCATTAACGAACTTTTGGCGAACAAGGTAAACGTGGAATATACACCTATCGATGTTTCTAAAG ATTTTCTTCAGCATGCTTGTGAAAcccttaaaaatatatatggaaatCGCCTTAAAGTTGATCCTATTGCTGGTGATTTCATGAATGTGATTCCACAGATAGG GAAGTACCGTGGTCGAAAAGTCCTTTTGTGGTTAAGTGGACTACAATGTTTCCCTTTGGACACTCAACACCAGCTATTATCCAAAATATCAGAATCAATGGAAG GGGATGATAGCTTACTTATGACAGCTGATATAACACAAGATAAAGCCGTGATCGAAAAAGCCTACCTGGATTTCGATG ATTCAAAACCCTTCGCCAAACTTTATACAAACGGTGTACATGTGGCAAATAGAGAATTGGGCGGTAATATCGATTTGTCACAGTTTATATTGGAGGGAAGACATGTTGAAGACAAAGATGTGTCGAGGGCAAGCTACAACCAAGTTTGGCTACGATCTTTATGCAATCAATCCTATTATCTTG AAGAGGTTGGAAAGAATGTCACCTTTGAGGAGGGAGAAAAGTTGCATTTGTACTCAGGAAATGGAATAAGCCACAAATACACCATACCCCAGTTAGAAAATGCTCTCGCATCAGTGAAATTACGGGTCTTAAAGAAGTGGGATAATGGGAACTCGGTCTTGTTGCTTTCAACTCGAGAAAATGAACTCTAA
- the LOC105347137 gene encoding histidine N-alpha-methyltransferase isoform X1: MDVKELLVKGLCSTPKYIDMSCRYDKQGSIYDDQCQDIEDFYHYKAEEAIMRCNAKDAALQLKTPLRLFDLGCGSTTKSQYLINELLANKVNVEYTPIDVSKDFLQHACETLKNIYGNRLKVDPIAGDFMNVIPQIGKYRGRKVLLWLSGLQCFPLDTQHQLLSKISESMEGDDSLLMTADITQDKAVIEKAYLDFDDSKPFAKLYTNGVHVANRELGGNIDLSQFILEGRHVEDKDVSRASYNQVWLRSLCNQSYYLEEVGKNVTFEEGEKLHLYSGNGISHKYTIPQLENALASVKLRVLKKWDNGNSVLLLSTRENEL, encoded by the exons ATGGACGTCAAAGAATTACTTGTCAAGGGACTATGTAGTACCCCTAAATATATTGACATGTCTTGTCGATATGACAAACAAGGTTCTATTTACGATGATCAGTGTCAGGACATAGAGGATTTTTACCACTACAAAGCCGAGGAGGCGATCATGCGATGCAACGCAAAG GATGCTGCACTTCAACTGAAAACTCCTTTGAGATTATTCGACCTCGGGTGTGGATCCACAACTAAATCACAATATCTCATTAACGAACTTTTGGCGAACAAGGTAAACGTGGAATATACACCTATCGATGTTTCTAAAG ATTTTCTTCAGCATGCTTGTGAAAcccttaaaaatatatatggaaatCGCCTTAAAGTTGATCCTATTGCTGGTGATTTCATGAATGTGATTCCACAGATAGG GAAGTACCGTGGTCGAAAAGTCCTTTTGTGGTTAAGTGGACTACAATGTTTCCCTTTGGACACTCAACACCAGCTATTATCCAAAATATCAGAATCAATGGAAG GGGATGATAGCTTACTTATGACAGCTGATATAACACAAGATAAAGCCGTGATCGAAAAAGCCTACCTGGATTTCGATG ATTCAAAACCCTTCGCCAAACTTTATACAAACGGTGTACATGTGGCAAATAGAGAATTGGGCGGTAATATCGATTTGTCACAGTTTATATTGGAGGGAAGACATGTTGAAGACAAAGATGTGTCGAGGGCAAGCTACAACCAAGTTTGGCTACGATCTTTATGCAATCAATCCTATTATCTTG AAGAGGTTGGAAAGAATGTCACCTTTGAGGAGGGAGAAAAGTTGCATTTGTACTCAGGAAATGGAATAAGCCACAAATACACCATACCCCAGTTAGAAAATGCTCTCGCATCAGTGAAATTACGGGTCTTAAAGAAGTGGGATAATGGGAACTCGGTCTTGTTGCTTTCAACTCGAGAAAATGAACTCTAA